Below is a window of Entelurus aequoreus isolate RoL-2023_Sb linkage group LG07, RoL_Eaeq_v1.1, whole genome shotgun sequence DNA.
tatatatatatatatacaggttgtgggaccatgtttgttgacttttggtTGAATTTGTATTTTCtgtaccatgactaggaaaggttgtttggattgggtcatacaaatAAATCTTGTGCTCAGGAAAGTACACAACACGGTCACTGGCCTGAGTTTCTTATTTTGTCCACAAGGTGACAACAAATAGGGGcgctatagctcggttggtagagcggccgtgccagcaacttgagggttccaggttcgatccccgcttctgccaacctagtcactgccgttgtgtccttgggcaagacactttacccacctgctcccagtgccacacactctgctttaaaaatgtcacttagatattgactttcttagacttagacttagactaactttaatgatccacaaggtaaattgttccacacagtagctcacttacaaaggatggaaaggacaatgcagttATAAAACAgactaaaagcaatataaaatataacatatatacataatatttacataatatatcaacatatactgatatattatattatatgtttatgatatatacaatatataacaatgaccatgtacaatattacagtatatgtaccagaatagagagtagatccagcagaaaatgtaCATTTCActacgtaaagcgctttgagtcactagagaaaagtgctatataaatataattcacaaattGGCACCTGTCATGACCCAAGATATTTCAATCTAATATGAGCACGGCCAGGTCGCTTATTGAGGTTGGATTcatccatggaggcgaggatataagtagctaaaacactagcaGCTAGCTAGCAAACGGCTAACAAGAGCCAGACCTAAGCCCCTCTTGCAGATCTGCCCCTTCAGTGTTTAGAACTTCAACTTTGTTCTTAGTTTTTAAGTCCAAATGCATCCATTCTTCCTTTTCTATCtctacactgtttctgcttgaaaGTACTCCGTGCGTGTGCATTGCCTGACATTATTTTCCAGAAGGAGCATAGTACTGTTTTTAATGaaatagtactttattagtagcggtATAGCGTTCAACCCTAGGCACTCCTAAACCACATATTTGGACACACCTGCTGTAATTAGAAGGCTGCGTTGCACAATGGCAAGCCAACACAACAGTACATGTATTCATAAGCAGGTTGTTGGCAAGCAGCACACTTCTTCTTGGCAGCCGTCGCTCTTTTAGTCAACAAAAACATTCATTAGTTTTAGTGTCCTGTTTCCGCATGCGTGTGTTGTAATGTCATCATGGCAGactgtaacaaacaacaaagacgactattgtTGGACTAAATGAGGAGTCACAACctcatctttttgaagctgaatgtagTGAGGATGAAGTGTTGTTTACAGAAGCCAgcgcgaaggaagagtgagacgttggagccgacggaagctgagagagtgaggtgaactTGAAGCCTGCAGGACTGAAGCCATTcagttgagtttatttggaacatgcatacgatgcaaTGGAATGTGTCACATGTTTCCAGTTGCTTCATCACAGaacgtttgaaaaggagtaggaagaagcagagcttatttaatcctaccccttttcataccgtagCAAAATGttgtcccatttccttgttctctgtaacagaacttTCAATAATAAACaagtaatataccatagtaagtaaacaaatattaaatacatactgagataggctccagcaaccccgtgaccccgagagggacaagcggtagaaaatggatggcccttgggcaagacacttcaaccaCCTCGCTGCCACTACACCCGAGTATGAATGTTTGAGGCAGGAAGAGAATCTTAATCTCGAATTTGTGACTTCTTCCTCAAATGTGAGGAGAATGTGAGCATAAATATTCCTAATAAATCACCTATGACTGAATTTGAGCAGCAAATACTGTACATCGACCTATAAATGATGCTTTTATAATCCAATCGTACCCTCTGGATCCTAACGGAACTGCGAGGTCCCCAAAAAATTGGCCCTGAAAAACATGGCGTGAGTTCAAAAAATATCCACCAaaaatatcaatttttttttaatttatcagaTGTTATTTTTAATGTAACACTTATTTCAGTGTCactgcaaggttttttttttgtaatgccactttttttaaaatctaatatCTAAACTCCATACGTAATATTTGAAAGCTTTAAAAAAGGAAGTGCAATTtactggaattttgcctatcattcacaatccgatataagacaagaacacatgttttttttaatgcattctaattagtaaaatatggcaaaaaggaggtggctaacaatttAGCTAATGGGGGTTATCATTCCGCCAAAAATCTCCTcttaaaaaatgtccaaaaagcgacaacaatactccatttacatgttgtgacctgaatattaacaagtattagtgatattgttattataggcgctaacacagaggaactacttttagcagccCCACCATTATATTGACATGTTGAGGCGCTGCAtcccctctgagttggtgaaagttcattctagatgataaatcccgcctctcacctggatagtagaaggttgtggacataaaccgacaagtcggtcaactttgacatccaacttagacccggagatggcgagaaagacatgaaaagacgcttgtttgcggcacttttgtattttttaacccTTCCTGAGGATTTTGATGTATTCTTcacgccaggctggacagcattaaccgtgtagttacatgtccagggtttaatagtatagttgatctgctgtctatccttccagtcaggggcttatttcttctgtttctatctgcatttaagcatgatgctatcacgttagctccgtagctaaagtgcttcaccgatgtattgtcgtggagataaaagtcagtgtgaatgtccatttcacgttgttgaccctcattttcaagaagttatagtatcccaggtgcttcacaatacaaatccgtgatccacaatagaaaaaggagaaagtgcgtCACAGAACCAACTCAACTTGTTTGCACGTCATTAAAGATTACACTTGgacattttctttttaaataattCATGTTACTTTGTTAATCATTTCTACAAAGTGACATAGAAGTTATATAATTAAATAAAGAAACATTTGAGTGTCTCTTGGTTTGGCATAATTTAGTGACAAATGTTTTTCTGCAATTgcaaacatttattaaaatattCTGGGCATAAGCAAGCACGATGTTGTACATgttgaaataaatatattttatacatcattaataaatacattgataatgttttatttcaataattgatttttttaTCAATTCAACAAAGTGACATAATAactagttaaataaataaaaataaataatcattttaGGGTCTCAaaataattattgtttttttctgcaATTGTAAACATTCATTAAAAATATCCAGAGCatgttgaaatatatatattttatacgtCATCAacaaataatttattattattatttctaaaagTGACATaagaattaataaaataaaccTTTGCGGTTCTCACAAATGAATTCTTGTTTTTTGTGCAGttgtaaacatttatttaaatactaATGGCACAAAGCAAACATGATGTTGCACAtgttgaaataaatacattttatttgtcattaaataaatacattggacaccttttatttcaacaattcatgttacatttattttattatttctacAAAGTGAAATcattaattcaataaataaaataaataaacttttgagGGTTTCACAAAACAAttattggttgtttttttttttgcatttattaAAATATTCAGGGCACAAAGCAAACATGATGTTGCACATGTTGAAATAAATAGATTTATAAGGCACAAAACAATGATGAATAAATAtcaggaaataataataaatatacaataCATAGAAAGAATCTTTTGGTAGAGACGTTGCAGTTCCACGGGGTCACGGGTGGTAAGACTTCATGTGGATTTGGAGTCTGCAAGAGAACACACTGATGGTGAACATCTGGAAGAGAACACACTGATGGTGAACATCTGCAAGAGAACACACTGATGGTGAACATCTGGAAGAGAACACACTGATGGTGAACATCTGCAAGAGAACACACTGATGGTGAACATCTGGAAGAGAACACACTGATGGTGAACATCTGCAAGAGAACACACTGATGGTGAACATCTGGAAGAGAACACACTGATGGTGAACATCTGGAAGAGAACACACTGATGGTGAACATCTGGAAGAGAACACACTGATGGTGAACATCTGCAAGAGAACACACTGATGGTGAACATCTGCAAGAGAACACACTGATGGTGAACATCTGGAAGAGAACACACTGATGGTGAACATCTGGAAGTGTTGTCTGGACTTACTTTATTTGCCGACATTGTTGCAGCCCAGTGAGCTCATGGAACCAATCCGGTCCATACGGCGACCAAAACAAGCGGAAGATTTCTtggagttgttgttgttgtggacgCTCTTCAGGTTTTTGGTGGAGAGGAACTCCCGGATTGATGCCTCATCCACGGCGGCGTCCTCTGGCTGCCGTGCACGGGCGTCCATGTTTAGGTGGTCCCTCCGCTCTGCAAGGGCCTCCTCCAGTCCGCCAAGGAGCACCTGTGAGGAGGTACGTGAGCACCTGTGAGAAGGTACGTGAGCACCTGTGAGAAGGTACGTGAGCACCTGTGAGAAGGTACGTGAGCACCTGTGAGAAGGTACGTGAGCACCTGTGAGAAGGTACGTGAGCACCTGTGAGGAGGTACGTGAGCACCTGTGAGAAGGTACATGAGCACCTGTGAGGAGGTACATGAGCACCTGTGAGAAGGTACGTGAGCACCTGTGAGAAGGTACGTGAGCACCTGTGAGGAGGTACGTGAGCACCTGTGAGAAGGTACATGAGCACCTGTGAGAAGGTACGTGAGCACCTGTGAGGAGGTACATGAGCACCTGTGAGAAGGTACGTGAGCACCTGTGAGAAGGTACGTGGGCACCTGTGAGAAGGTACGTGAGCACCTGTGAGGAGGTACGTGAGCACCTGTGAGGAGGTACGTGAGCACCTGTGAGGAGGTACATGAGCACCTGTGAGAAGGTACGTGAGCACCTGTGAGAAGGTACGTGAGCACCTGTGAGAAGGTACGTGAGCACCTGTGAGGAGGTACATGAGCACCTGTGAGGAGGTACATGAGCACCTGTGAGAAGGTACGTGAGCACCTGTGAGAAGGTACGTGAGCACCTGTGAGGAGGTACGTGAGCACCTGTGAGAAGGTACGTGAGCACCTGTGAGAAGGTACGTGAGCACCTGTGAGGAGGTACATGAGCACCTGTGAGGAGGTACATGAGCACCTGTGAGAAGGTACGTGAGCACCTGTGAGAAGGTACGTGAGCACCTGTGAGGAGGTACGTGAGCACCTGTGAGAAGGTACATGAGCACCTGTGAGAAGGTACGTGAGCACCTGTGAGGAGGTACATGAGCACCTGTGAGAAGGTACGTGAGCACCTGTGAGAAGGTACGTGGGCACCTGTGAGAAGGTACATGAGCACCTGTGAGGAGGTACATGAGCACCTGTGAGAAGGTACGTGAGCACCAGTGAGAAGGTACATGAGCACCTGTGAGAAGGTACATGAGCACCTGTGAGGAGGTACATGAGCACCTGTGAGAAGGTACGTGAGCACCTGTGAGAAGGTACATGAGCACCTGTGAGGAGGTACATGAGCACCAGTGAGAAGGTACATGAGCACCTGTGAGAAGGTACGTGAGCACCTGTGAGAAGGTACGTGAGCACCTGTGAGAAGGTACGTGAGCACACCGGCGATGAGCGTAAGAAGTTTCCAGGCCTACCTTGAAGCTGTCCAGGTGAGCGGAGGTCAAGCTGCTGCTGACAGGTAAGGCGTCGTGCAGCTGAAGGTTGAAGATGACCAGGAAGCTGCACGTCACCAGAAAAGAGAAAATAGCCATCTCTTCCTACTTCTGGTACTTCTGGTCTTTCTGGGGGTTCCTTTGCTGAGAACTTGTGGATGCTGGAGCCCGAAAGACCGCGCTGTGCTCTTTTATATCCTCCAGGAGTATGTGAGGAATGCATCCCTGACACCTGCTCCTGATAACGCCGGCCCTCGGAAACAGCTCCTTTTAAAGAGTTGGCCCTCAGACGTTCACATGACTTAGCGCCATCCGCCATCAAACACGGGAAGTCTAAACTGCCACGTcatgtgtgtgtgatgtcactacatgaaggaatgtgtgtgtgtgtgtgtgtgtgtgtgtgtgtgtgtgtgtgtgtgtgtgtgtgtgtgtgtgtgtgtgtgtgtgtgtgtgtgtgtgtgtgtgtgtgtgtgtgtgtgtgtgtgtgtgtgtgtgtgtgtgtgtgtgtgtgtgtgtgatgtcactacatgaaggaatgtgtgtgtgatgtcactacatgaaggaatgtgtgtgtgtgtgatgtcactacatgaaggaatgtgtgtgtgtgtgtgtgtgtgtgtgtgtgtgtgtgtgtgtgtgtgtgtgtgtgtgtgtgtgatgtcactacgtgaaggaatgtgtgtgtgtgtgtgtgtgtgtgtgtgtgtgtgtgtgtgtgtgtgtgtgatgtcactaCGTGAaggaatgtgtgagtgtgtgtgtgatgtcactacatgaaggaatgtgtgtgtgtgtgtgtgatgtcactacatgaaggaatgtgtgtgtgtgtgatgtcactacatgaaggaatgtgtgtgtgtgtgatgtcactacatgaaggaatgtgtgtgtgatgtcactacatgaaggaatgtgtgtgtgatgtcactacatgaaggaatgtgtgtgtgtgtgatgtcactacatgaaggaatgtgtgtgtgtgtgatgtcactacatgaaggaatgtgtgtgtgatgtcactacatgaaggaatgtgtgtgtgatgtcactacttgaaggaatgtgtgtgtgtgtgatgtcactacatgaaggaatgtgtgtgtgatgtcactacataaaggaatgtgtgtgtgtgtgatgtcactacatgaaggaatgtgtgtgtgtgtgatgtcactacatgaaggaatgtgtgtgtgtgatgtcactaCATGAAGGAATGTGTGTGCGATGTCACTACAtgaaggaatgtgtgtgtgatgtcactacatgaaggaatgtgtgtgtgatgtcactacatgaaggaatgtgtgtgtgatgtcactaCATGAAGGAATGTGTGTGATGTCACTACAtgaaggaatgtgtgtgtgatgtcactacatgaaggaatgtgtgtgtgatgtcactacatgaaggaatgtgtgtgtgatgtcactacatgaaggaatgtgtgtgtgatgtcactaCATGAAGTCAAaggtaagtttaagaaaggggggactgttAAAGCCTTCAAATTAATATTGGTCACTTGGGGCAAATGGtggtgaaatatgcgctccctccccagggcgCCATCTGCGCCATCttgcagcatgtgtgtgtgtgtgtgtgtgtgtgtgtgtgtgtgcgtgcgtgtgtgtgtgtatttgtgtgtgtgtgtgtgtatgtatgtgtgtgtgtgtgcgtgtatgtgtggtattttgaaatgtctatatattgctcattttgctatatgtctgtctgtctgtcttctctatatctatgtatgtatctatctatatatctatatttgtGTACATTAGAAGACAACTAATATTAAAAATCTTCATGAATTTGTGTAAATTGCACGTCacggtagtaacgcttctgcactctgaccatgttttTACATGGCTCATACTGTCATACTGGAAGTACGCAAACATTGTAAAGAGATTTATCCAAATGGTAAATAAACAGCTGACaatggctcggttggtagggcggccgtgccagcaacttgagggttgcaggttcgatatCGCTTATGCCATCCgattcactgccgttgtgtccttgggcaagacactttacccacctgcttccagtgccacccacactgctttaaatgtaacctacatattggctttcactatgtaaagcgctttgagtcactagagaaaagcgctatataaatataattcacaattcacttcacaaaTATAGATATCTCTATATCTATCTCTATAtatatctctatctatctatatatatatatatatatatatatatatatatatatctatatatatctctatctatctatgtatccatctatcaatctgtatatatatatatatatatatatatatatatatatatatatatatatatatatatatatatatatatatatatatatatatatttaaaaagttggTAAGTGTACAAACACTTCCGGTTTGTAAATGACGTCACGCAAGTCCACTTCCGGTATGGAACCCCACATCTATCACTGTTTCTCAGAGAGCCTGTAAGTTGAACGT
It encodes the following:
- the LOC133652913 gene encoding brain natriuretic peptide-like produces the protein MAIFSFLVTCSFLVIFNLQLHDALPVSSSLTSAHLDSFKVLLGGLEEALAERRDHLNMDARARQPEDAAVDEASIREFLSTKNLKSVHNNNNSKKSSACFGRRMDRIGSMSSLGCNNVGK